In Leisingera sp. NJS204, the DNA window CACCGAATACCTCTATAACACTGCTGAGCATCTGGCGGAGATCGGCCTGCATGACAGCGACTTGGACTGGCTGGCAGGCCGGGTGCGGGACATCACCGCATAAAGCCTTGGCGCTTTTGACACTTTGCTTATAGGCTGCGAACCAAATAAGAGCAGTCAACGTGTCAGGAGCCAACCAATATGGCGCAGCCAGACCGCAAAACCCGGCCGCAGTTTTCCCAGCCGGTGCGGCAGATCATCATGATGCTGATCGCACTGGGATTGTCCGGTTTTGGCGCCTTTGTCGCCTTGCCGCGGGTGCTGCCGGTGTTCGAGGCCAACCCTTGGCTGAACGGCTTTATCGTCTTTGTCTTTGTGATCGGGGTGCTGGCCTGTTTCTGGCAGGTGGTGCAGCTTATCGGCTCGGTGCGCTGGATTGAACGCTTTGCATTCGGCGACACTTCGGATGAGCGCCGGACGCCGTCAATGCTGGCGCCCTTGGCCTCGCTGCTGCGCTCGCGCGGGGCGCGGATGCAGCTGGGATCGGCTTCGACACAGTCCATTCTGGACTCTGTCGCCAACCGTATCGATGAAGACCGGGAAATTACCCGGTATATCGTCAACCTGCTGATTTTCCTTGGCCTTTTGGGTACTTTCTATGGTCTGGCCACCACGGTTCCTGCCGTGGTCGATACCATCCGCAGCCTGGCACCGCAGGAAGGCGAAGAGGGGCTGTCTGTCTTCAATCGCCTGATGACCGGACTGGAGGCGCAGCTGGGCGGCATGGGTGTCGCCTTTGCCTCCTCGCTCCTGGGACTGGCTGGCTCGCTGATCGTCGGCCTGCTGGAACTGTTCGCGGGCCACGGCCAGAACCGGTTCTACCGTGAGCTGGAGGAATGGCTGTCTTCGATCACCCGGGTCAGCTTCTCCTCGGGTGAGGATGGTGCCGGCGACAGCGGTGTCGTCTCCCAAGTGCTCGACAACATGGCCGAGCAGATGGACGCGCTGCAGGCGATGTTTGCCGAAACCTCCGAAGGCCGCGCAGCGGTGGATCAAAAGCTGGGCGATCTGGTGGAAACCATTCAGGAGATGAACCGCCGCCAGGAGCAGACCGGCACAGTCACCGCAGCATTGGACCGGGTGGCCGTCGGGCAGGAAGCCCTGACCGAGATCCTGCGCGCCCATAGCGAACAGGGCGGTATCGACGCCGAAAGCCGGATGCGGCTGCGCTCGATCGACGTGCAGATGCTGCGCATCCTCGAGGAAATCTCGGCCGGCCGGCAGGAAAGCCTGAGCGAGCTGCGCAAGGACATCGACCTGTTGGTCAGGGCCTTCGCCCGTCCGCGCGGCTTGTCCCGCGGCGGTGGTGCGGGCCGGGACGCGGGGGATTAACCGATGGCCCTTTCCCGGCGCACAGGGCAGCGATTCCAAGCCTCGATCTGGCCGGGGTTTGTCGATGCGATGACCGGGCTTCTCTTGGTGCTGATGTTTGTTCTGACCATCTTTATGGTGGTGCAATTTGTCCTGCGTGAGACGATTACCGGCCAGGAAAGCCAGCTGGATGAGCTGTCTGCGGAGGTGAGCGCGCTGGCCTCGGCCCTGGGGCTGGAGGAGCGTGAGAACAGCCAGTTGAACGCCCGGCTTGGGGCGCTGACGTCAACCCTCAATACTGCTGAACAGGATCTGGATCAGGCGCGCAGCCTGATCACCTCCCTGACTGCGGACCGTGACCGGCAGGCAGGTGAACTGGCCGCGGCCGCCAGCCGGATCACCAGTTTTGAGGCACAGGTGGCGGCCCTGATCGCCAGCCGCGATGCCGCCCGGACACGGGTCGCGGATCTGAGCGCCGAACGCGCGGACCTGGAGGCCGCGCGCGCGGAATTGTTGGGTGAACAAGAGGCCCTGAACCTGGCCCTGTCGCAAGCCCGCGGCGAGATTGATCTGCAGGCGGAGGCCGCCCGGCTGGCGGCGGCACAGCGCGAGGCGATGGAAGCACTGATCGCCAGCCTTGAGGCCGAGGGCAGCGAGCAAACAACCCGGATTTCCGAATTGCAGGATCAGCTGGGCGATGAAGAAGCCGCCCGTCTGGTTGAGGCCGCCGCCGCCGAAGCCCTGCGGGACAGGCTGCAGAATGCCGACGCCGAACTCACAGCAATGACATTGGCCTTGGAGGCGCAACGCCAGGAGGCGGAGGATACGCTGACCCTGCTGGCCGCCGCTGAAACCGCCAGGACACAGCTGGACGCGCAACTGTCTGAACTGGAGGCCGCCCGCGCCGGATCTGATGCAGAGGCCGGGAAGCTGGCGGCAGAACTGGCCGAAGCCAAGGCCGCTTTGGCTGCTGCAGAGATCCAAGCCGGGGAGCTGGACGTTCTGCGTCAGCGGCTGCTTGCGGCTGTCACCGCACAGCAGAGCGCAGAGGGCAGCGCCACGGAGCAGTTGAGCCTGGCCGAAGAACGCGCAGCCCTATTGGCGCAGGCGCGTTCGGCCTTGTCTGAGGAACAGGTCATATCCGAAGAGGCCCGCCGTGAAACCGCGCTGCTGAACCAGCAGGTGGCGGCCCTGCGTGAACAGCTGGGCGGCCTGCAGGCCATTCTGGACGACTATCAGGGCCGGGATGCCGCCCAGCAGGTGCAGTTGCAGAACCTGGGCCAGGATCTGAACGCAGCACTGGCCCGTGCCGCCTCGGAAGAGCGCAAGCGGCGGCTGCTGGAAGAGCAGGAGCGCAAGCGGCTGGAAGCCGAAGCCGCGGCCCTCGCCAGCAAGGCGCAGGATCTGGAACGTTACCGTTCGGAGTTCTTTGGCCGGTTGCGGGATTTGCTGGGCACCCAAGAGGGTGTGCGCATCCAGGGCGACCGCTTCGTCTTTGCCTCCGAAGTGCTGTTTGCACCGGGCAGCGCCACTCTTTCACCTGCGGGGCGGGTCGAAATTGCCAAGGTGGTTTCAATTCTGCAAAGCGTCGTGGCAGCGATCCCGCAGGAGATTAACTGGGTTATCCGGGTGGATGGCCATACCGACACTTCGCCGTTGCTGGGACATCCGAAATTCACTGACAATTGGGAGCTTAGCCAGGGCCGGGCGCTTTCGGTGGTGCGTTATATGGTCGAGGCGCTTGGGGTGCCGCCGTCGCGGCTGGCGGCCAATGGGTTTGGCGAATATCAGCCGGTGAATCCGGCGGACACTGCCGAAGCGCGCGCCCAGAACCGGCGGATTGAGCTGAAGTTCACTGAAAAATAGGCGAAAACGCAGTTGAGGAGGAGGAGTATGTGCTGCGCCGGGTGCAACCGGTAAGCTGTGCGTTTTGCCAGCCCTTCGGTGGCCTGCAGGGTGCAACCCGCTTCACTAATGGAGACAAGCTACTAGTTACGCACGGGTTGCGGCCCCGCCGGGCAGCAGGGCCTCCTTAAATCTATTGCAAATTCGGGAGTTATCAAATCCTGGCACCGGAAAATGCAGCACAGATGCAGTCTCAGGATCCGCAGGCGAGGCCTCCCGCCCGGCACTGGCCGCCCAAGGGCAACCGTGCCCGTTGGGCCCGGCAGCGGCCAGGGCTTGCGCCCCGGCCGCTGCCGCCGCGTATCTGGTAAGGCCTGATACTTTGAACCCGGTCACTTTGAAGCGGAAAACTGTGGGGCCGGCTACTGGGAGGCGGGGTCTTCCGGCGGTGCGATCACCATGCTGCGGGTAAAACTGTCAACCTGCCGGCCGTCCCGCAATAGACGGGCCGTGCCGGTATAGGTGCCTGCCGGCCATTGCCCGCCGCGCAGGCGGCGGCCGGCAGCGCGGAAAAACTGGGCCTGATTTTTGTTCAGCCCTTCGCTGTGGGAGATAAGTTCGCCGCCGGGGCCTTCCACCGTCAGCTCAAGCTGGTCGCCTGCCAGACCGCCAAACGCGTAGGCCCAAAAAACAAACGCAGGTGCATCTGCAGCCAGCGGTGCGGCGTCCGCGGTGCCTGCCTTGATCGCACTGTATTCAGGGATCGCCGCGCTGAAACCGGCCCCCAGCACACCGCCCGCCTGATAGGCCGGCGGATCCGCCCAGAGTGTCTTACCGGCGGGGGTGCCGCAGCTTTCAAGGCTTTCCGGCGCAAAAGGATCCACCACCGCGCCATCCTTGCGCACAGACAAATGCAGATGCGGGAACTGGGTCTTGCCGGAAAGCCCGGCCTCGCCCAGGATATCGCCAGGCTTGACTTTCATGCCGCTTTTCACCCGGAGCGAGCCGCGCTTCATGTGGCAGTACTGGGTTTCCCACCCGTTGCCGTGGCGCAGGACCACCCCGTTGCCGCATTCCTTACCGTCAATCTCTGCCGCATTGTCATCGGTGGCATATTGGTCCGCCATGCCGTTGCGGGTTCCAAGGACAACACCGCCTGCCGCGGCACGCACCGCGACGCCGGCCTGCATGTCCGACAAGTAGGGCAGGGCGATATCCGTTCCCTTGTGGCCATCATAACTCAGCGTGCCGCAGGTGAAATCCGTGGCACCGGGGCCTGGATCGTGGTCGACGAACTGCTGAATGTGGCAGGTGCCGCCCAGGGTGCAGTCCAGCGGGAACTGCAAAAGAAAATCGCCCGCCGCGGCAGGCGCGGCGAGCGATATTGCGGTTATCAGCGCGGCAAGGCGCATCAATCTGCTGTCAGCAGCGGCGGCTTGTCACCGGATATCCGCGGCTTGCTTGGCCCTTCCAGGCGCAGTTCCAGTTTGCCGTCCTTGATGCCGACCTTGACGATACCGCCTTTGGTCAGCTTGCCGAACAACAGCTCCTCGGCCAGCGGTTTTTTGATGTGCTCCTGGATCACCCGGCCCAGAGGACGTGCGCCCATCCGGTCGTCATAGCCCTTGTCGGCCAGCCATTCCGCCGCCTTGCGGGTCAGCTCAATCGAAACATTGCGGTCCATCAGCTGGGCTTCCAGCTGCAGCACGAATTTCTCGACCACCTGCAGGATCACTTCTTTGCCGAGCGGTGCGAAGGAAATCACCGCATCCAGGCGGTTGCGGAATTCCGGTGTGAAGGTGCGCTCGATTGCGGCGGTGTCTTCACCCTCGCGGCGGTCGCGGCCAAAGCCGATAGCGGCCTTTGCCTGTTCCGACGCGCCGGCGTTGGAGGTCATGATCAGCACCACGTTGCGGAAATTCACCGTGCGGCCGTTGTGGTCGGTCAGCTGACCGTTGTCCATCACCTGCAGCAGGATGTTATAGACATCCGGATGCGCCTTTTCCATCTCGTCAAGCAGCAGCACGCAGTGCGGGTGCTGGTCGACGCCATCGGTCAACAGGCCGCCCTGGTCGAAGCCGACATAGCCCGGAGGCGCGCCGATCAGGCGGGAGACTGCGTGTTTCTCCATGTATTCGGACATGTCAAACCGCAGCAGTTCCACCCCAAGCGTATCCGCCAGCTGTTTGGCCACCTCGGTCTTGCCGACGCCGGTGGGGCCTGCAAACAGGTAGTTGCCAATGGGTTTTTCCGGCTCCCGCAGGCCTGCACGGGCCAGTTTGATCGCACTGGACAGGGCAGTAATGGCATCGTCCTGGCCAAAGACCACGCGTTTCAGCGATTTCTCCAGGTCTTTCAGCACTTCGGCATCGTCTTTCGACACGCTTTTCGGCGGGATGCGGGCGATCTTTGCCACCACGGCCTCGATCTCTTTGACGCCGATGGTTTTGCGGCGTTTGGATTCAATCACCAGATGCTGCGCGGCGCCGGCCTCGTCAATCACGTCGATGGCCTTGTCCGGCAGCTTGCGGTCGTTGATGTAACGGGCCGACAATTCCACCGCGGTCTTGATGGCGTCACCGGTGAACTTGATGCCGTGATGTTCCTCGAAATAGGGTTTCAGCCCCTTCAGGATCTCGATGGAATCTTCCACCGTCGGCTCGTTCACGTCGATTTTCTGGAACCGGCGGGCCAGCGCGCGGTCTTTCTCGAAATGCTGGCGGAACTCCTTGTACGTCGTGGAGCCCATGGTGCGCAGCTTGCCGCCTTGCAGCGCCGGTTTCAGCAGGTTGGAGGCATCCATGGCGCCGCCAGAGGTCGCGCCGGCCCCGATCACGGTGTGGATTTCGTCGATGAACAGCACCGCGTCCGGGTGGTCTTCCAGCTCGGTGACCACGGCTTTCAGACGTTCCTCAAAATCACCGCGGTAGCGGGTCCCGGCCAGCAGCGCGCCCATGTCGAGCGAATAAATGGTGGTCTGCGCCAGAATTTCCGGGGTTTCACCGGACACGATCCTGCGCGCAAGCCCCTCGGCAATTGCCGTTTTGCCAACGCCGGGGTCGCCCACGAGCAGCGGGTTGTTCTTGCGGCGGCGGCACAGCACCTGGATGCAGCGCTCCACCTCGTGGTCGCGGCCGATCAGCGGGTCGATGTCGCCGTCGCGGGATTTCGCATTCAGGTCGACGCAGTATTTCGCCAGCGCGCTTTCCTTCTTTTCGCCCTCAGGCGCGGCCGTGATGCTGTCTTCTTCCTGCTCGGTTGCGCCGGTGACCGGGCGGGGTTCCCCAAAGGCCGGGTCCTTTGCCA includes these proteins:
- a CDS encoding biopolymer transporter ExbB, with translation MAQPDRKTRPQFSQPVRQIIMMLIALGLSGFGAFVALPRVLPVFEANPWLNGFIVFVFVIGVLACFWQVVQLIGSVRWIERFAFGDTSDERRTPSMLAPLASLLRSRGARMQLGSASTQSILDSVANRIDEDREITRYIVNLLIFLGLLGTFYGLATTVPAVVDTIRSLAPQEGEEGLSVFNRLMTGLEAQLGGMGVAFASSLLGLAGSLIVGLLELFAGHGQNRFYRELEEWLSSITRVSFSSGEDGAGDSGVVSQVLDNMAEQMDALQAMFAETSEGRAAVDQKLGDLVETIQEMNRRQEQTGTVTAALDRVAVGQEALTEILRAHSEQGGIDAESRMRLRSIDVQMLRILEEISAGRQESLSELRKDIDLLVRAFARPRGLSRGGGAGRDAGD
- a CDS encoding peptidoglycan -binding protein is translated as MALSRRTGQRFQASIWPGFVDAMTGLLLVLMFVLTIFMVVQFVLRETITGQESQLDELSAEVSALASALGLEERENSQLNARLGALTSTLNTAEQDLDQARSLITSLTADRDRQAGELAAAASRITSFEAQVAALIASRDAARTRVADLSAERADLEAARAELLGEQEALNLALSQARGEIDLQAEAARLAAAQREAMEALIASLEAEGSEQTTRISELQDQLGDEEAARLVEAAAAEALRDRLQNADAELTAMTLALEAQRQEAEDTLTLLAAAETARTQLDAQLSELEAARAGSDAEAGKLAAELAEAKAALAAAEIQAGELDVLRQRLLAAVTAQQSAEGSATEQLSLAEERAALLAQARSALSEEQVISEEARRETALLNQQVAALREQLGGLQAILDDYQGRDAAQQVQLQNLGQDLNAALARAASEERKRRLLEEQERKRLEAEAAALASKAQDLERYRSEFFGRLRDLLGTQEGVRIQGDRFVFASEVLFAPGSATLSPAGRVEIAKVVSILQSVVAAIPQEINWVIRVDGHTDTSPLLGHPKFTDNWELSQGRALSVVRYMVEALGVPPSRLAANGFGEYQPVNPADTAEARAQNRRIELKFTEK
- a CDS encoding M23 family metallopeptidase, with translation MRLAALITAISLAAPAAAGDFLLQFPLDCTLGGTCHIQQFVDHDPGPGATDFTCGTLSYDGHKGTDIALPYLSDMQAGVAVRAAAGGVVLGTRNGMADQYATDDNAAEIDGKECGNGVVLRHGNGWETQYCHMKRGSLRVKSGMKVKPGDILGEAGLSGKTQFPHLHLSVRKDGAVVDPFAPESLESCGTPAGKTLWADPPAYQAGGVLGAGFSAAIPEYSAIKAGTADAAPLAADAPAFVFWAYAFGGLAGDQLELTVEGPGGELISHSEGLNKNQAQFFRAAGRRLRGGQWPAGTYTGTARLLRDGRQVDSFTRSMVIAPPEDPASQ
- the clpA gene encoding ATP-dependent Clp protease ATP-binding subunit ClpA gives rise to the protein MPSFSSTLEQAIHAALALANERRHEFATLEHLLLALIDEPDAARVMRACSVDLTELRSSLVEFVDEDLANLVTDIDGSEAVPTAAFQRVIQRAAIHVQSSGRTEVTGANVLVAIFAERESDAAYFLQDQEMTRYDAVNFIAHGVAKDPAFGEPRPVTGATEQEEDSITAAPEGEKKESALAKYCVDLNAKSRDGDIDPLIGRDHEVERCIQVLCRRRKNNPLLVGDPGVGKTAIAEGLARRIVSGETPEILAQTTIYSLDMGALLAGTRYRGDFEERLKAVVTELEDHPDAVLFIDEIHTVIGAGATSGGAMDASNLLKPALQGGKLRTMGSTTYKEFRQHFEKDRALARRFQKIDVNEPTVEDSIEILKGLKPYFEEHHGIKFTGDAIKTAVELSARYINDRKLPDKAIDVIDEAGAAQHLVIESKRRKTIGVKEIEAVVAKIARIPPKSVSKDDAEVLKDLEKSLKRVVFGQDDAITALSSAIKLARAGLREPEKPIGNYLFAGPTGVGKTEVAKQLADTLGVELLRFDMSEYMEKHAVSRLIGAPPGYVGFDQGGLLTDGVDQHPHCVLLLDEMEKAHPDVYNILLQVMDNGQLTDHNGRTVNFRNVVLIMTSNAGASEQAKAAIGFGRDRREGEDTAAIERTFTPEFRNRLDAVISFAPLGKEVILQVVEKFVLQLEAQLMDRNVSIELTRKAAEWLADKGYDDRMGARPLGRVIQEHIKKPLAEELLFGKLTKGGIVKVGIKDGKLELRLEGPSKPRISGDKPPLLTAD